DNA from Rubripirellula lacrimiformis:
CAAGCCGTGACGAGCCGTTTCGCTTTCACGACTTGGCGGGTCCTGATTCCCCGGCCCAAATGGACTTGTCACCGAGTTGATAGACGTTGATTGTCTGACCGGGTTCGGGACGTTCGTTTTCAGCGACTGGGAAGTAGGATTTGGTCGGGTGTTTTCCTTTGACTTGCCAATGCAAGTGTTTGCTAAAACCGTCTGGTATTTGGCGTTTACGCGGTTCCGAGACGATCGCGGTGATGGACTGTCCCCGGTCGCGAGCGACATCGATTGAATTGCTAAGGCTTTTGTAGTGGGATTCGCCAGAATTCCCGGCTGGAAGGGAATTCTGGCGAATCCCACCACGTCAGTTATTGAAGCGACCTCAACAAGCGAGCCAACGCCATCAAACCGTTGGGACAATGGTTCTACAATAAGCGGCTTCGCCACTCAAATGTGCGAAAGTCGAACTTAGTTGGCGGAGCCGTAGGGGCGGGTGCTGATGACGCCTTCGGTGGGGCTGCTGGCGGTGCCGTAGAGTCGGCGTGGGATGCGGCCGGCCAGGTAGGCGTCGCGGCCGGCTAGCGTGGCGTGCTTCATCGCGCGTGCCATGCGGATCGGGTCTCGTGCGTGCGCGATGGCCGTGTTCAGTAGGACTCCGTCGGCGCCCAGTTCGAACGCTTCGCTGACGTCGCTGGCGGTGCCGACGCCGGCGTCGATGATCACCGGATAGTTCGGGTCATCCTCTTTCAAGTATTCCAGGATGATCTTCAAGTTGTTGATGTTCAACAGTCCTTGGCCGCTGCCGATCGGGCTGCCGGCGGGCATCACGCTGGCGGCACCGGCGGCTTTTAGTTTCTGGGCGGTGACAGGACAGTCGCTGGTGTAGCACAGGACTTGGAACCCGTCGGCCGCCAGCTCGCGACAGGCCGCTAGCGTTTCCGTCGGGTCGGGTAACAGCGTTTTGCTGTCACCTAGCACCTCTAGTTTGACCCAGTCGGCACCGGGGTTGCCCAATGTCAGTAGGATTTCACGGCCCAATTTGGCGGCGCGAATCGCGTCGGCCGCGGTATAGCAGCCCGCGGTGTTGGGCAGCAGGATGTATCGATCCAGGTCCAGGAAATCCAGGATGTTCTGGCCTGACTTGTCGTACAGTCGTTCCCGCCGGACCGCGACGGTGACGCAGTCCGCCCCGGACGCATCGAGCGAGTCGCGCATCTGCGGCATCGAATCGTATCGCCCCGTGCCGACGATCATGCGGCTGGCCAACGTGTGGCCACCGACGATCAAAGGAGTGTCGTCGGCGAAGGTCGGATCGATGGAGTTGCGTGACGTCACGGGTTAAAATTCGGGAACGAGAAGGTAGACGAAACAGACGGATGCAGCCGGACGTCGACTAGCCGCCACCGACCAACGTGACGACTTCGATGTCGTCACCGGCGGCTACCATCGTCGCTTCGTACTGCTGGCGAGGCACGACGTCCCCGTTGATTTCGACGGCCAAATAATTGGGCGGCACATCGACCGTGTCCAGCATCTGTTGAACGGACATGGTCGACTCGATTTCGACGGTTTCGCCGTTGACTGTGATGGTGATCAAATCAGTCGTTCGCTTCGTCAAAGGCGGCATCGAAGGCCCGATTGCTGGGCGAAAAATCAAGCTTCTTGGTGAATTCGCAGGCTTCGCGAGCTCCGAAGGATCGTTCCATGCCGCAGTCTTCCCATTCGATCGACAGAGGGCCTTCGTAGCCGATGTCGTTGAGGGCGCGGATGATTTCTTCGAAGTTCACTCCGCCACGTCCAGGGCTGCGGAAATCCCAGCCGCGTCGGTAATCGCCAAAGTTCAGGTGGCTGGCCAGGATACTGCCGCTGCCATCCAACTTGACGATCGCGTCCTTGATGTGAACGTGATAGATGCGGTCGGCGAAGGTGCGGATGAACTGAACCGGGTCGATGCCCTGCCAAATCAGATGGCTGGGGTCAAAGTTGAACCCGAACTCGGGACGGTGGTCGAGTGCTTCGAGGGCTCGCTGAGCGGTGTAGATGTCGAACGCGATTTCCGTCGGGTGAACTTCCAACGCGAATCGAACCCCGCATTCACCGAATACGTCCAAAATCGGATTGAATCGCTCGGCCAGCAAATCAAAGCCAGCGTCGATCATGGCTGGCGATACCGGCGGGAAGGAATAAAGTAGGTGCCAGATGCTGCTGCCGGTGAATCCGTTGACGACATCGACGCCGAACTTCTGAGCCGCACGGGCAGAGTTCTTCAGTTCCTCGGCAGCTCGCTCGTTGACTCCGGCTGGGTCGCCATCGCCCCAGACGTAGTCCGGCAGAATCGCTTTGTGCCGTTCATCGATGATGTCCAGCACGGCTTGGCCGGCCAGGTGAGCACTGATCGCGTGGCATTGCAGGCCGGCGTCGTCGAGCAGTTTGCGTTTCTTGTCACAGTAGTCGTCCTCGGCGATCGCACGATCCACTTCGAAGTGATCGCCCCAGCACGCCAATTCAATGCCGTCATAACCGAATCCGGCGGTCATGCGTGCCATTTCTTCGATTGGCAGGTCGGCCCATTGGCCGGTAAACAGGGTCACAGGGCGAGGCATCGAGGGTCTCCGAGAATAGGCCTGAGGCGTAAATACAGTCGTGAAGCACGTTGGGCCATTTTGTCGCTCGCGGGCACATCCTGCAACAACCCGCAATTGGGCGGCTTGGACGATCGCGGTGCCGGAGTGCCCCCGAAGAGGCGGCAATGATGGTCCGATGGACCGCTTGGAATTGCGATCTAGCCGCCAAATGCCATGCGGCGGGCCTGTGCATTGATTTCCGACCGAATTCGGTCGATGGCCCGCTGTTGTTCGGATAATTCGGCAGCAGCGTCCTGCTGCAGCAGCCGAAATTGGCGTTCGCGGTGGTCCTGCAGCGAATCGCGGACGTTCAATTGAGCCTCGCGGGCGTCCAGATCGGCGGACCAGGTCTGCAGTCGGTCGATCAGGTCGCTGGCGTGAAGTCGCAGCCACCGCTGGTGCAAGGATGCCGGTTCGCAGTCGCCCCGGGACGAATCGCAACGGCTTTCGTCCACTTGGGACGCATCCACGTGGGATTCGGTGTCCTGATCCGCGGCATCTGGATCCGCCGGCGTCGCTGGGCAGTCGCTCGGGTCGGCTGGGTGTCGACGATCGATGCGGACGATTCGGCCGCCGGAAATTTCGCCGCCGTGGCTTGCAGGTGACGTATTTTCGATCGATTGCGTTGCTGGGGATACCGCCCAACCGGCTCTGCGTAATCCGACCGGGACCGCAACCGGTGCGGCCGAATCAATGCGGTATGGAGGTTGGTTGGACATTTGGAACCGACAGGAATCGGCGTCGACCCAGCGTGCTGAGACGGGAATTCGGACCGAATTGGAGCCGGGAAACGCAAAAATCCCCGCCTATCGTTCCATCGGCCCGATCCGGGGGGCCACTGCATCCCAGCCGACGCAGTGGATAAGATTGACTGCGAGTCGAAAGTGCTGGCAACGAGGGAACGGATTTTGCGGTCTGGGGAAGTTTGCCCGAGTCCGTTGCCCCGGGTGCCGCTGCGTCGACGCTGGGAATCCGCTGGGAAATTTTGATCCGATCCGGATTTTCGC
Protein-coding regions in this window:
- a CDS encoding sugar phosphate isomerase/epimerase family protein — its product is MPRPVTLFTGQWADLPIEEMARMTAGFGYDGIELACWGDHFEVDRAIAEDDYCDKKRKLLDDAGLQCHAISAHLAGQAVLDIIDERHKAILPDYVWGDGDPAGVNERAAEELKNSARAAQKFGVDVVNGFTGSSIWHLLYSFPPVSPAMIDAGFDLLAERFNPILDVFGECGVRFALEVHPTEIAFDIYTAQRALEALDHRPEFGFNFDPSHLIWQGIDPVQFIRTFADRIYHVHIKDAIVKLDGSGSILASHLNFGDYRRGWDFRSPGRGGVNFEEIIRALNDIGYEGPLSIEWEDCGMERSFGAREACEFTKKLDFSPSNRAFDAAFDEAND
- a CDS encoding thiazole synthase; protein product: MTSRNSIDPTFADDTPLIVGGHTLASRMIVGTGRYDSMPQMRDSLDASGADCVTVAVRRERLYDKSGQNILDFLDLDRYILLPNTAGCYTAADAIRAAKLGREILLTLGNPGADWVKLEVLGDSKTLLPDPTETLAACRELAADGFQVLCYTSDCPVTAQKLKAAGAASVMPAGSPIGSGQGLLNINNLKIILEYLKEDDPNYPVIIDAGVGTASDVSEAFELGADGVLLNTAIAHARDPIRMARAMKHATLAGRDAYLAGRIPRRLYGTASSPTEGVISTRPYGSAN
- the thiS gene encoding sulfur carrier protein ThiS, whose translation is MITITVNGETVEIESTMSVQQMLDTVDVPPNYLAVEINGDVVPRQQYEATMVAAGDDIEVVTLVGGG